From Nymphaea colorata isolate Beijing-Zhang1983 chromosome 6, ASM883128v2, whole genome shotgun sequence, a single genomic window includes:
- the LOC116256503 gene encoding SKP1-like protein 1A, translating into MVILKASDGVVYEVEETVAKMLQMLSPLIDDADLENAIPLHNVTGKILGKVLDYCKKHTEEEAPEDLPEEDDMSHMTKKHAMEKWDAEYVDVDRETLFEIVLAANYLEIKGLLELTCQKIADLIKDVSTEEVREVFNIENDYSEEEEAEMRNEYPWAYEEEVSQQ; encoded by the exons atggtgatTCTGAAGGCATCTGACGGCGTGGTCTACGAGGTGGAGGAGACAGTGGCTAAGATGTTGCAGATGCTGTCACCGTTGATCGATGACGCCGACCTTGAGAACGCCATTCCCCTTCACAATGTCACCGGAAAGATCCTCGGCAAGGTGCTCGATTACTGCAAGAAGCACACGGAAGAAGAAGCTCCGGAGGACCTCCCTGAGGAGGACGACATGAGTCACATGACCAAGAAACACGCTATGGAGAAGTGGGACGCGGAATACGTGGATGTGGATCGCGAAACACTTTTTGAAATCGTTCTG GCTGCTAACTACCTTGAGATCAAAGGTCTCCTTGAGTTGACGTGCCAGAAAATTGCGGATTTGATCAAAGACGTGTCGACGGAGGAAGTCAGAGAGGTGTTCAATATAGAGAATGACTACAGTGAAGAAGAGGAGGCAGAAATGAGAAATGAATACCCTTGGGCGTATGAAGAGGAAGTCTCACAACAATGA
- the LOC116256218 gene encoding ABC transporter A family member 7-like, producing the protein MAEADGRRRISLGPPTFWTQANALLRKNFTFQKRNYKTNFGLIIFPVVLCLILFLIQKLVDQELDKSKYKCGCKCVDTSTDGSCRMACGIQYSTLDQASSCPIPNPPKWPALMQIPLSENRAVRSDSDLSLDLPDSSCKQTQSCPVTVLFTGGNKTLANRVAENFFTNSLPVNLSDLFGSLANLLLGTSTTPLDTQFIEPAFLSESPLYIILPQCPENFSFPISIPLDSTRLMPEVKCVKGLNLWRNNSLDINAELCKGYRKGNTKKETNEFVAAYDLLDTNENRFSIWIWYNSTYKEDLGMSPMKLLRISRSLNMASNAYLQFLKGAGVKIPLQFVEEMPKSATQAKLSFSSLLGGLFFSWVIELLFPVMVTYLVYEKQRNLRIMMKMHGLGDGPYWLISYSYFLFISFVYMFGFVFFGSIIGLDFFRVNDYSLQFVLYFIYINLQIMLAFLASSVFSDVKTATVVCYIYVFGSGFLGMGLFQVFVEDETFPRKWVVVMELIPAFSLYRGLYELGQHSFIGQYMATKGMQWEDLNRSGNGMKAVLVIMIVEWFILLPVAYYLDQVVSAGSGVKKHPLFFLKSCQKRTAQTLLRPNVQRQGSNVVVDMEKPDVCREREVVEELLLSSHSAHSIICDSLKKVYPGKDGNPEKHAVRGLSLALPRGECFGMLGPNGAGKTTFINMMIGLISPTAGTAYIRGFDIRKNMDKIYTSMGVCPQHNLIWETLTGREHLLFYGRLKNLKGSALSQAVEESLKSVNLFNGGVGDKLSRKYSGGMKRRLSVAISLIGDPEVVYMDEPSTGLDPASRNNLWSVVKRAKQDRAIILTTHSMEEAEVLCDRLGIFVDGDLQCIGNPKELKARYGGSYVFTMTTSADQEEEVENLVRQLAPTANKIYHLSGTQKFELPKQDVKIAEVFKAVERAKRKLIIQAWGLADTTLEDVFIKVARRAESFTVLP; encoded by the exons ATGGCGGAAGCAGATGGACGTCGGAGGATCTCCCTTGGTCCCCCGACGTTCTGGACGCAGGCGAACGCCCTCCTCAGGAAGAACTTCACCTTCCAg AAACGGAACTATAAGACAAACTTTGGTCTCATCATCTTTCCAGTCGTCCTATGCTTGATACTTTTCCTTATACAAAAGCTGGTCGACCAAGAGCTAGATAAATCGAAGTACAAATGTGGCTGCAAGTGCGTGGACACAAGTACAGATGGTTCGTGCCGGATGGCTTGTGGAATCCAGTACTCGACTCTGGACCAGGCTTCCTCATGTCCCATCCCTAACCCACCGAAATGGCCAGCTCTCATGCAGATTCCACTGTCTGAAAATCGGGCTGTGAGATCTGATTCCGATCTCTCATTGGACTTGCCCGATAGTTCGTGCAAGCAAACGCAATCATGCCCCGTGACTGTACTATTTACTGGAGGAAACAAAACCTTGGCAAACC GTGTAGCTGAGAATTTTTTTACCAACAGTCTTCCTGTAAACCTGTCAGATCTTTTCGGTAGCTTAGCCAATCTCCTTCTA gGAACAAGCACAACGCCTCTGGATACCCAGTTTATTGAACCTGCTTTTCTCTCTGAAAGTCCTTTATACATCATCCTGCCACAGTGTCCAGAAAATTTTTCCTTCCCAATCTCTATCCCACtagactcgactcgactcatgcCAG AGGTAAAATGTGTAAAAGGTCTCAACTTATGGCGAAATAATTCATTGGATATTAATGCTGAGTTGTGCAAGGGTTACAGGAAGGGGAACACGAAAAAAGAGACTAACGAATTTGTTGCAG CTTATGATTTGTTGGACACAAATGAGAATAGGTTCAGCATATGGATTTGGTATAATTCAACATATAAGGAAGACCTAGGGATGAGTCCTATGAAGTTGTTGAGGATTTCACGCTCTCTGAATATG GCATCAAATGCCTACCTTCAGTTCCTTAAAGGTGCCGGTGTAAAGATACCTTTGCAGTTTGTGGAGGAAATGCCAAAATCTGCGACACAGGCCAAATTGAGCTTTTCATCTCTCCTTGGTGGACTTTTCTTCAGCTGGGTTATTGAGTTACTTTTCCCG GTAATGGTAACGTATTTGGTCTACGAGAAGCAGCGGAATTTGAGAATCATGATGAAAATGCATGGGCTTGGTGATGGCCCATATTGGTTGATTTCTTACAGCTATTTTCTGTTCATTTCATTTGTATATATGTTCGGCTTCGTCTTCTTTGGCTCCATCATTG GATTGGATTTCTTCCGAGTCAATGACTACAGCCTGCAGTTTGTGTTGTATTTCATTTACATAAACTTGCAAATTATGCTGGCCTTCCTAGCATCATCAGTCTTTTCTGATGTTAAGACTGCTACAG TTGTATGTTACATATATGTGTTCGGGTCAGGATTCTTAGGAATGGGGCTCTTTCAAGTGTTTGTTGAAGACGAAACCTTCCCAA GAAAATGGGTTGTGGTTATGGAGCTTATACCAGCTTTTTCCCTGTATCGAGGTCTGTATGAGCTTGGGCAGCATTCGTTCATAGGACAATATATGGCAACTAAAGGCATGCAGTGGGAGGATCTGAATAGAAGTGGGAACGGAATGAAGGCTGTCTTAGTTATCATGATTGTGGAATGGTTCATTCTTCTTCCAGTTGCTTACTACTTAGACCAAGTTGTCTCAGCAGGAAGCGGAGTCAAGAAAcatcctttgtttttcttgaagTCCTGCCAAAAGAGAACTGCACAAACATTACTCAGGCCAAACGTACAAAGGCAAGGGTCTAATGTTGTGGTAGATATGGAGAAGCCTGATGTTTGCAGAGAG AGAGAGGTGGTCGAAGAGTTGCTTCTGAGTTCCCATTCAGCTCATTCAATCATATGCGATAGCCTTAAAAAGGTATACCCTGGGAAGGATGGAAATCCAGAGAAACATGCTGTCCGAGGCTTGTCTCTTGCTTTGCCTCGAGGAGAATGCTTTGGAATGCTTGGCCCTAATGGTGCTGGAAAAACAACCTTCATCAATATG ATGATCGGACTTATATCACCCACGGCAGGTACTGCGTACATTCGAGGTTTTGATATAAGGAAAAATATGGATAAAATATATACAAGCATGGGAGTCTGTCCACAACACAA CTTGATTTGGGAAACATTGACGGGAAGAGAGCACCTCCTATTTTATGGTAGATTGAAGAACCTCAAAGGTTCTGCTTTAAGTCAA GCAGTGGAAGAGTCGTTGAAAAGTGTCAATCTTTTCAATGGAGGTGTCGGTGACAAATTATCCAGAAAATACAGTGGAGGCATGAAAAGGAGGCTCAGTGTTGCCATTTCGTTGATTGGGGATCCTGAA GTCGTCTATATGGATGAACCCAGCACCGGGCTAGATCCTGCTTCAAGGAATAACTTGTGGAGTGTCGTGAAACGTGCAAAGCAAGATCGGGCAATCATACTAACAA CACATTCCATGGAAGAGGCAGAGGTTCTTTGCGATCGACTAGGTATTTTTGTAGATGGGGACTTGCAATGCATTGGAAATCCCAAAGAG TTGAAGGCTAGGTACGGAGGATCATACGTATTCACAATGACAACATCGGCTGACCAAGAGGAAGAGGTTGAAAACCTAGTGCGGCAACTTGCTCCAACAGCTAACAAAATATACCACTTATCAGGCACCCAGAAATTTGAGTTGCCAAAGCAGGACGTCAAAATTGCAGAGGTGTTCAAGGCCGTGGAAAGAGCGAAGAGAAAGTTGATCATCCAGGCATGGGGATTAGCAGATACCACCTTGGAGGATGTCTTCATAAAGGTTGCTCGACGAGCAGAATCATTCACCGTGCTTCCTTGA
- the LOC116256047 gene encoding probable inactive leucine-rich repeat receptor-like protein kinase At3g03770 gives MGRNSARLSLFKFALVSAFLALSTFPFSDGQLQPSQVQALLTFQRVLEFPPVLNGWNNWTNFCGIPQSSSLTIVCYGNSITELSIVGNRAPRSLISNGVQNFSVSNQTLSSQFSIDSLFITLSQFPGLKTLSLVSLGIWGNLPTRISQLSSVQTLNLSSNFIYGYIPMRVSLLKNLQILALDRNMLYGPVPSWVGSLPFLSVLDLSNNALNGSLPSSLGTTKNLTFLSLSKNNLSGDVPDLSGLIDLQVLDLADNLLGPKFPALGHKIVKIALQKNKFTYNIPHQIASSEGLQSFDVSSNRLVGPILLPLFSLPSIQYLNLSGNRLTGVLPMNMTCNPGLQSVDISNNLLTGSLPSCLATTSLNKSVSYSGNCLEKTSQYQHQLSFCSNEAIAAIPPPIKKKPSPNRLILLLGVAGGIVLTAVSLALLVLVVCKRCRRTAYNRHYKSSAVTVSASFPPKLLTNAKYISHTMNLGPLGLPPYRVFTIEEIEEATDNFDRANLMGEGSQGQLYRGRLNDGFLVAVRSIRPKQTHTLQSLMQYVEPLSKIKHRHLVSTLGHCIVNSADGTNVETIYLVFEFISNGSLSSHLYEGRKRDILKWSERVSTAMGVARGVKFLHTGVVPGIYGNDLKAENILLDQNLTPKICKYNLPTPLKDVGCKVDSASLSSAAADSQSARVENGEKLDVYRLGVILLELIVGRRLASRNDLQKMKEQVHTSSFMEAERLKEAVDPSIRYSCSYASIRTVVDITLKCLSEDPALRPSVEDVIWHLQYSAQVQDGSTTNSHVDDYPDLHI, from the exons ATGGGACGAAACAGTGCCCGCTTATCACTTTTCAAGTTTGCTTTGGTCTCTGCCTTCCTTGCCTTGTCTACCTTTCCATTTTCTGATGGTCAATTACAGCCTTCTCAGGTTCAGGCCCTCCTAACCTTTCAGAGAGTGTTGGAATTCCCACCAGTGTTGAATGGCTGGAACAACTGGACAAATTTTTGCGGGATCCCTCAGAGTTCGTCTTTGACTATTGTTTGCTATGGGAATTCGATAACTGAACTGAGCATTGTCGGAAACAGAGCGCCGCGTTCTCTTATCTCAAACGGGGTTCAAAACTTCTCTGTTTCAAACCAGACTTTATCCTCTCAGTTCTCAATTGATTCTCTTTTTATCACTCTCTCTCAGTTCCCGGGATTGAAAACACTTTCTCTTGTTTCGCTGGGAATATGGGGCAACTTGCCCACAAGGATCAGTCAGTTGTCATCCGTCCAAACTCTGAATTTGAGTTCAAACTTCATTTACGGATACATTCCTATGCGAGTTTCTTTGCTGAAGAACCTTCAGATTCTTGCTCTAGATAGAAACATGCTTTATGGTCCCGTTCCAAGTTGGGTTGGTTCGCTTCCTTTTCTCTCCGTTTTGGATCTTAGCAACAATGCACTAAATGGTTCACTTCCATCATCATTGGGGACCACAAAGAACCTCACATTCTTGAGCCTATCAAAGAATAATCTGTCTGGAGATGTACCTGATCTCAGTGGTTTGATTGACCTGCAAGTGCTGGATTTGGCGGATAATCTTCTTGGTCCTAAGTTCCCTGCTCTTGGACACAAGATTGTGAAAATTGCAttgcagaagaacaagtttacCTATAACATTCCCCATCAAATTGCATCGTCTGAAGGACTGCAGTCATTTGATGTTTCATCTAATAGACTGGTCGGGCCTATTCTGCTGCCATTGTTTTCTTTGCCATCTATTCaatatctgaatctgagtggGAACAGGTTGACTGGAGTGCTCCCAATGAACATGACATGTAATCCAGGGCTTCAGTCTGTGGACATATCAAATAACCTTCTGACGGGGAGTTTGCCGTCCTGCCTTGCGACCACCTCTTTGAACAAGTCCGTCTCATATTCGGGCAACTGTCTGGAGAAAACTTCCCAGTACCAGCACCAGCTTTCTTTTTGCAGCAACGAAGCAATCGCTGCAATTCCACCTCCTATAAAAAAGAAACCATCACCAAACAGATTGATACTTCTATTGGGTGTTGCTGGAGGAATTGTGTTAACTGCAGTTAGCTTGGCACTCCTTGTACTTGTGGTGTGTAAGCGATGTAGAAGGACGGCGTATAATAGACATTACAAATCTTCAGCAGTAACTGTTTCAGCAAGCTTCCCTCCAAAGCTGCTGACAAATGCTA AGTACATATCTCACACCATGAACTTGGGCCCTCTTGGCTTGCCACCCTACCGTGTTTTCACTATAGAGGAGATCGAAGAAGCAACAGATAACTTTGATAGGGCAAATCTAATGGGGGAAGGATCTCAGGGTCAG CTTTACAGGGGTAGACTTAATGACGGTTTTCTTGTTGCTGTGAGAAGTATTCGGCCAAAACAGACGCACACATTGCAAAGTTTAATGCAATACGTAGAACCTCTATCAAAAATTAAACATCGTCATTTGGTCAGCACTCTTGGTCACTGTATTGTAAATTCTGCAGATGGCACAAACGTTGAAACGATATATCTAGTCTTTGAGTTTATATCAAATGGATCACTAAGTAGCCATCTCTATG aaggaaggaagagagatatTCTGAAATGGTCAGAAAGAGTGTCTACCGCAATGGGCGTAGCAAGAGGTGTCAAATTCTTGCACACAGGGGTTGTGCCTGGCATTTATGGTAACGACTTGAAGGCTGAAAACATTCTTTTGGACCAAAATCTCACACCCAAAATTTGTAAATACAATCTGCCCACACCATTAAAAGATGTGGGCTGTAAG GTAGATTCTGCAAGTCTTTCCAGCGCAGCAGCAGATAGTCAATCAGCCAG GGTGGAGAATGGAGAGAAATTGGACGTCTATAGGTTGGGCGTCATTCTACTGGAGCTTATTGTTGGCAGGCGACTTGCCTCTCGAAATGACCTACAAAAGATGAAAGAACAG GTTCATACAAGCTCGTTCATGGAGGCGGAAAGATTGAAGGAGGCAGTCGACCCATCGATTCGTTATTCATGCTCGTATGCTTCGATAAGGACAGTAGTTGACATCACTCTGAAGTGTCTATCTGAAGACCCTGCGTTACGCCCCTCGGTGGAAGATGTCATATGGCACTTGCAGTATTCGGCTCAGGTGCAGGACGGGTCAACTACCAACTCCCACGTTGATGACTACCCGGATTTGCACATCTAA